Below is a window of Mycolicibacterium rhodesiae NBB3 DNA.
CGGCGAAGCGCCGCTCCTTCTTGTATAGGCCGGGGGTGATGAACGCCCACAGGTGATACAGCCAGACCGGGCAGGCCAGCACGATCCCCGCGGTGAGGGCGACCTTGAGGCGCAGCATGAACTGATCGAACGGCGCGGTTGCGAGCAGCCGGCACGCACCGTCCGGTGCGATCGTGGCGCGCGACGACGGCGGCAACGAGCAGTACGGTCCGCGCAGCCAGTCCCCCAGGCTCGGCAACCCGAAGACGCCGTGGGTGTACCAGAGAAATCCGAGGATCGTGGTCACCACGACAGCGGCGACGGAGAGCAGCATCCGCGTCCGCAGCTCGTGCAGGTGCTCGATCAGCGACATGGTGCCGTCGGGATTGACCCGTGAACGGCGCCGACGGGGGTCGAGCTTCCTGAAGAGTCCGGGGGTCTGCACGGCGATGTCTATGACGCGGCCTCAGGCCGCGCTGGGTTGGGCTGCGTCGGTCAGGCCGGTCGTTGGTCCGGCGGTGGTGCAGCGGTCTCCGGCGCGGGCGTGGCGGCGGTATCGGCGCGCTCCGAGGCGATCGGAGTCGCAGCCGGAGCCGCCCGGCCTGCGGCATCGGGCGACAGCGTGTCCTGCTTGGAGTCGGACTGCATCTCCTTGATCTCGGACTTGAAGATCCGCATCGACTTGCCGAGCGAACGCGCCGCGTCCGGGAGCTTCTTGGCACCGAAGAGCAGGACGAACACGGCGATGACGATCAGCCAATGCCAGGGTTGTAAACCACCCAATTTGGTCACCTCCAGACGACGGCGTCAGTCTACCTGGCGATGTCATAGGCGCTCAGCGCCGCGACGGCCGATTCCCGAACCCGCGACGCCAGCGACTCCGGTGTCAGCACCCGCACCGCCGACCCGAAGCCCAGGACGAACCGCGTCATCCAGTCCTCAGAGGCATACGTCATGGCCGCTTCGCAGGCGCCGTCGGCAAGTTCGCGGATCTCCCTCAGCGGGTAGTAGTCGAACATCCAGGACGCCGAGCGTTCGATGCGCAGCGTGGCCGACGGCAACGATGGGTCGG
It encodes the following:
- the tatA gene encoding Sec-independent protein translocase subunit TatA; translation: MGGLQPWHWLIVIAVFVLLFGAKKLPDAARSLGKSMRIFKSEIKEMQSDSKQDTLSPDAAGRAAPAATPIASERADTAATPAPETAAPPPDQRPA